A window of Kribbella sp. NBC_00382 genomic DNA:
CGAGCAGCCGCAGGAAGTGTGACTTGCCCGAGCCGTTCGAGCCGAGGACGGCCACGCGTTCGCCGTACCAGACCTCGAGATCGAACGGCTTCATCAGCCCGGTCAGCTCCAGGCCCTCGCAGACGACGGCCCGCTTGCCGGTACGTCCGCCAGTGAGCCGCATGCTGACCTTCTGCTCGCGCGGGATCGCCTGCGGCGGGCCCGCCTCCTCGAACTTGGCCAGCCGGGTCTGCGCCGCCTTGTAGCGCGACGCGAGCCCGTCGTTGTAGGCCGCCTTCGTCTTGTACATCAGCACGAGTGCCTTGAGTTTGGCGTGCTCCTCGTCCCAGCGGCGGCGCAGCTCCTCCAGCCGCTCGAACCGGTGCTTGCGCGCCTCGTGGTACGTCTGGAAGCCACCGCCGTGTGTCCAGATACTGTTGCCTGCGGCACCCAATTCGACGGTGACGATCCGGGTCGCGGTGTTGGCCAGCAGCTCGCGGTCGTGGCTGATGTAGAGCACGGTCTTCTGAGTCGCCTTGAGCTGCTCCTCGAGCCAGCGCTTGGCCGGTACGTCGAGGTAGTTGTCCGGCTCGTCGAGCATCAGCACCTCGTCCGGCCCGCGCAGCAGCGCCTCGAGCACCAGCCGCTTCTGCTCGCCACCGGACAGCGTCTTCACCTCACGCCAGCGGCAGCTGTCGAACGGGATGCCGAGCGCGCTCATCGTGCAGACGTCCCAGAGCACCTCGGCGTCGTACCCGCCGACCTCGCCCCAGTCGGAGACCGCCTGGGCGTAGCGCAGCTGGGTCTTCTCGTCGTCGGCCTCCATCATCGCCAGCTCGGCCTGGTCGAGCTTGGCGGCGGCCGTCCGGATCCGCTCCGGCGCGACGCCGAGCAGCAGGTCGCGGACGGTCGTCTCGTCGCGTACCGAGCCGACGAACTGCCGCATCACGCCCAACCCACCGGACCGCGCGACGCTACCGCTGTGCGCCTTCAGGTCGCCCGCGATGATCTTGGTCAGCGTCGTCTTGCCCGACCCGTTGGCCCCGACCAGGGCGACCTTGGCCCCGTCCCCGACCCGGAACGTGATGTCGTCCAGCAACACCCGCCCGTCCGGCAACTCGAACCCGATCCCCGCAACCTCGACGTGACCCATACCCCCAGTCTGACGGCCCGCCCCAGCCGCCCGCGACCGGTTATCGTCTTCCCTGACCGAACAGGGAGAGCGATGAACGACAACCCGGCCGGCCACGAGGCCTTCCAGGCCGAGATGCGCCGGCTGCTGGCCGATCTCAAGGGCGCCGCCCCCGAGGTGATCGAGGCGGAGACCAGGCGGCTGCAGGCGATGGCCGAGCAGATCCAGGACGTCCGCGGCCGCGAGCGTGCCCGCTTCCGTGCCGGTTCCCTGCCCCGCCTGCTGGCCGGGCCGCCACCGGCAGCCAGCGAGCAGTTCCGTCAGGCACAGATCCTCTTCGCGCGGGCGATCGACGGCGACGGACCGGCCCATGCCCGGATCCCGCGACTCGAGCAGGCGATCGACCAGATCGGTGAGCTCGCCGCCCAGGCACCGGCCCGCGAGGCCGGCGCGATCCGCCGGCTCACCAGCCCGCTGATCCGGTTGATCGACCAGCTGGAGAGTTCCGCCGGATGAGCGCCGGACGGCTGATTCCCCGTGACAGCCCCGAGCACGCCTGGGTGAGCAGCATCGTCCGATCGGTGGAGAAGCTGACCGGGCGGCCGTCGCGCTGGAACGGCGACCTGTACGAAGAAACGCGACCGGAGGCGGCCGGCAGTGCCCTGGACGGCGGCGGGATGACCATCAACCCCACCAAGGTGCTTGCCCCGGCCGGCAAGGCCTACGGCGCAGGCCGGCAGCTCGACGAGGACGAGCTGGCCGAGGCACGAGACGCGGTGCTCACCGTGGTCCACGAAGCCAAGCACCTGAGCAATCCGCTCGGGGACGAGAACGCTCCCGGTGCCACCCCGGTCCACTCCGCCGACACCGTGGCGCTGGACGAAGGACTGACGGAGAACTGGGCGCACGAGAACGTCGACGACGTGATCCAGGACATCGGCATGGATCAGTACCAGCCGGAGCTTCTGAACACCGAGTCGATCGACTCGTACCCGGCCTACACGTCCGCGACCGACGAGCTGGTCCGCGGCACAGCGGACGTCACCGGCCTGTCCCAGAGCCAAGTGGTCGATGTACTGGAGCAGGCCGACCGGACCCAGCGCTGGGCGGCCCTGGCCGATCTGGTGATCGACGAGCGGCTGGCCGACGTGCTGCCGGAAGAGGACCGCGAGGCCGTCAGAACCCAACTGGTGCAGACGATGCGGCCACATCTCGGTGACGTGGTCGCGACTGAGGAGAGCGAGGTTCTCACCGATCTGGAGAAACGCATCGGCGGGCACCGGAACGCCGAGGACGCCGTGACGGGCTTGAGCACGACTACTGCTGGGCTTGAGGAGCAGTACCGGAACGCGGGCGCCCAGCCTCAGCAGTCCGCCGAGGTGGATCATCTGCGGAAGTTCTTGGGTGGAGCGCCGCCGCAGGCCGGCAGTTATCGGGGTGCTCAAGGCGATGGCGCAGTACCGGACAACGTGCGGGCATTGCGCGGGCGGCCTGAGCAGGGGCAGTCACCAGCCCGTTAGGTGGTCCAGGTAGATGCCGCCGGACGGGCGGACCGTGCCTGTCATGAAGAGTTTGAGCGGGGCCGCGAAGAGGCCGTAGCTGCGGGTGCCGGTGAAGAAGCCGGCCGAGGAGCAGCCGTCGTAGCCGACCCAGACCTCGCGGATACCGGTCGTGGTGTCGAAGCGCAGCACGATCGCTTCCTTCGGGCGGGCCGTCTCGGGCGTGCACTTGAAGACGGGCAGGCTCGGGTTGCGTTCCGGCAGGACCTTGATCGCGTCGACCACCTGCTGCGCGGTGGCCGCGCCGAAGTGGGCCGAGCCCAGCAGCATCTGAGCGCCGACGAGGCGGTAGCGGCAGGCCTGGAGCCCTAGAACCACGGTGGTGTCGAGGTCCAGCCCGGTCCCGGACGGCACTGCCTCGTGCGTGGGGGCCGCGAGGATCGCATGCTGTTCAGGACAAGCAGCAGCAGTCCCCTCGGTCGGAGCTTCCGGTGCGGCGGCCTTCGAGCCGCTGTCGGCCGCAGAACCAGCGCTGTCGGCGCTGGTAGAGACCGGTGACGGACCTCCGACGATCCCCCACACTCCCCCGATCGCCACGACGACCACTACCGCCGCGGCGGCCATCGTGAGCCGTTGCCGTCGCTGGTGGACCCGCCTGCGGGCCTCTTTCGCAAAGCCGGCGCTACGCAGGCCTTGCACGGTGTGGGCCTTGCTCTGGAAGGCGTCCGCGAGCTGCGGGCCGAGTTCGTGCTCATCCGGCTCAGGCATCCTCGGCTCCTTCCTTGCTCAGTGTGTCCTTCAGTACCGCTAGTGCTCGGTGGACGTGCGACCTGGCCGTGGCTTCCGCGCAGTGCAGTAGGTCCGCGATTTCGGCGTACGAGAGCTCCTCGTAGAAGCGGAGTACCACCGCGGCGCGCTGCTTGTCGGGCAAGGTCGAGCACAGCGCCCAGACGGCCTCTGCCTCGGCTCTGGAGCCTGCACCGTCAGGAGCGGCCGCAGCGGTCCTGGTGGGCTCCTCGACGGGGGCCTCCCGGCGGCGGAAGCGGCGCCACCAGGAGATGTGCGCGTTGACCACCATCCGCTTCACGTAGGCCTCGGGGTCGTCCGCCCGACTGACCCGGGCCCAGCGCGCACACGCCGTCGTCAGGGCGTCCTGAACCGCGTCCTCGGCCAGTGTCTTGTCACCGGTCAGGACGTACGCGAACCGCAGCAGCGCGTCCGCCTTCTCGGTCACCCAAAGTTCGAAGTCGATCGCACTGGATGGTGCCTCTGCTGTCGCCAAGGCTGCCTCCATACCCTCAGGACGGCGCTGGATCCTCGTTCGTTGCAGTCACCCGCAGCACTCTGAAGCTCTTCGCGCTGGCGATCCGCTCGCAGGGGTAGCCCTGCTCGGTCAGCCAGCGCTGCAGCGAGTCCGCACCGAGGTTCTTGCCGACGACGAACCATCCCACGCCACCGGGGGCAAGGCGGGCCAGCCAGTGCAGCAGCATCTTGTGCAGCTCGGGCTTGCCGATGTGGATCGCCGGGTTGGACCAGATCTGGTCGAACCGCACGTCCTCCGGTACGTCCTCCACCAGTGCCGGGTGGACCCGGTTGCTGACTCCAGCGGCCTTGGCGTTCTCGGCAGTGAGCTCCAGTGCCCGGGTATTCACGTCCACTGCCCAGACCTGCGCCTTGGGGTCCTCCACCGCCAGGGCACACGCGATGGGG
This region includes:
- a CDS encoding class I SAM-dependent methyltransferase, with translation MADHFFTAEPTSADVRRTVSARIWGREYTFTTSSGVFSRDRLDLGTSILLREAPVPTTGGTYLDLGTGYGPIACALAVEDPKAQVWAVDVNTRALELTAENAKAAGVSNRVHPALVEDVPEDVRFDQIWSNPAIHIGKPELHKMLLHWLARLAPGGVGWFVVGKNLGADSLQRWLTEQGYPCERIASAKSFRVLRVTATNEDPAPS
- a CDS encoding ABC-F family ATP-binding cassette domain-containing protein; translation: MGHVEVAGIGFELPDGRVLLDDITFRVGDGAKVALVGANGSGKTTLTKIIAGDLKAHSGSVARSGGLGVMRQFVGSVRDETTVRDLLLGVAPERIRTAAAKLDQAELAMMEADDEKTQLRYAQAVSDWGEVGGYDAEVLWDVCTMSALGIPFDSCRWREVKTLSGGEQKRLVLEALLRGPDEVLMLDEPDNYLDVPAKRWLEEQLKATQKTVLYISHDRELLANTATRIVTVELGAAGNSIWTHGGGFQTYHEARKHRFERLEELRRRWDEEHAKLKALVLMYKTKAAYNDGLASRYKAAQTRLAKFEEAGPPQAIPREQKVSMRLTGGRTGKRAVVCEGLELTGLMKPFDLEVWYGERVAVLGSNGSGKSHFLRLLANGGSDPDIEHQPVGEMIIPSVAHTGSAKLGARVRPGWFAQTHEHPELAGRTLLEILHRGDEHRDGMGRELASRKLDRYELAHAAEQSFDSLSGGQQARFQILLLELSGATLLLLDEPTDNLDVESAEALEEGLDSFDGTVLAVTHDRWFSRGFDRYLVFGSDGNVYEAPEPVWDEARVQRAR
- a CDS encoding SigE family RNA polymerase sigma factor, whose product is MATAEAPSSAIDFELWVTEKADALLRFAYVLTGDKTLAEDAVQDALTTACARWARVSRADDPEAYVKRMVVNAHISWWRRFRRREAPVEEPTRTAAAAPDGAGSRAEAEAVWALCSTLPDKQRAAVVLRFYEELSYAEIADLLHCAEATARSHVHRALAVLKDTLSKEGAEDA